Proteins encoded within one genomic window of Streptomyces sp. NBC_00523:
- a CDS encoding trans-sulfuration enzyme family protein, whose amino-acid sequence MNNREKYTPWTHTYHVETRAAQGDGWRSPTTGAVPPAISMGATYARDGEYRTPAGLAYLRDQGAPGYEQVEDVVAGLEGGSRGLLFSSGMAAATAVFQVLPAGSRVVVPRTMYFGLTKWLLEFGTEQGLEVVQVPMDDLDAVAAAVAAAPTRLVWAESPANPTWTVTDLAAVGAVAREAGALFGVDNTVPTPVHSRPFEHGADLVMHSGTKYLNGHTDVVAGLLVLAPDPGERAAALWERLELHRRLTGPMLGPLETYLLMRGIRTLFPRMRQISATAMALAEHFAGHPLIRKVAYPGLPDDPGHAIAARQMSDGFSGMLSLHVAGEWQRSLRTAQHCELFIRATSLGGVESLIEHRYTFEGPGSTSPKDMLRVSVGLENPADLVADLEQALERAAKEDR is encoded by the coding sequence ATGAACAACCGCGAGAAGTACACCCCCTGGACGCACACGTACCACGTGGAGACCCGGGCCGCGCAGGGCGACGGCTGGCGCTCCCCCACCACCGGGGCCGTGCCGCCCGCCATCAGCATGGGCGCCACCTACGCCAGGGACGGCGAGTACCGCACCCCGGCGGGCCTGGCCTACCTGCGCGACCAGGGGGCTCCCGGGTACGAACAGGTCGAGGACGTGGTGGCCGGCCTTGAGGGCGGCTCGCGCGGCCTGCTGTTCTCGTCCGGGATGGCCGCCGCGACCGCCGTCTTCCAGGTGCTGCCCGCCGGCTCCCGGGTCGTGGTGCCCCGGACGATGTACTTCGGGCTCACCAAGTGGCTCCTGGAGTTCGGTACGGAGCAGGGCCTCGAAGTGGTCCAGGTGCCCATGGACGACCTGGACGCGGTCGCCGCCGCGGTGGCCGCCGCCCCGACCCGCCTGGTGTGGGCGGAGTCCCCCGCGAACCCCACCTGGACGGTGACGGACCTCGCGGCGGTGGGCGCGGTGGCGCGCGAGGCCGGAGCCCTGTTCGGCGTGGACAACACGGTGCCCACGCCCGTCCACTCCCGCCCGTTCGAGCACGGTGCCGACCTCGTCATGCACTCCGGCACCAAGTACCTCAACGGCCACACCGACGTGGTGGCCGGTCTGCTCGTGCTGGCCCCGGACCCGGGCGAGCGGGCGGCCGCCCTGTGGGAACGGCTGGAACTGCACCGCAGGCTGACCGGGCCCATGCTCGGGCCGCTGGAGACCTATCTGCTGATGCGCGGCATACGCACGCTGTTCCCGCGCATGCGACAGATCTCGGCCACCGCCATGGCGCTCGCCGAGCACTTCGCCGGCCATCCGCTGATCCGCAAGGTCGCCTATCCGGGGCTGCCCGACGACCCGGGCCACGCCATCGCCGCACGTCAGATGAGTGACGGGTTCAGCGGCATGCTCTCCCTGCACGTGGCCGGGGAGTGGCAGCGCTCCCTGCGCACCGCCCAGCACTGCGAGTTGTTCATTCGGGCCACTTCCCTCGGTGGAGTGGAGAGCCTGATCGAACACCGCTATACCTTCGAGGGCCCGGGCAGCACGTCCCCCAAGGACATGCTGCGCGTCTCGGTCGGCCTGGAGAATCCCGCGGACCTCGTCGCCGACCTCGAACAGGCCCTGGAGCGGGCCGCGAAGGAAGACCGTTGA
- a CDS encoding FAD/NAD(P)-binding protein encodes MVTTAQEPSAAQEHTAAPASAVIIGLGPRGLGVLERLTAHALATPSPLVVHLVDPGTEGPGFHRPDEPDHLLLNTVCAQVTAFADADMVDGPVPLTGPSLHDWCLQRDLRLDEDGFTVRPGRGREIRPNDFLPRRLLSEYLAWAARRITDAVPGHLTLVRHTTTAVDVVTGAGGDGPEHRETVVLADGGRITADAVFVTVGHHSLHLPPPPAEAPRSVGRPYPLPGALDAIGPGDRVAVLGTGLTAMDVIATLTVGRGGRHVRDGERLRYERGGREPLIVLANRSGLPARSRPYLHPGRVRPAPLALTGDRLSALRARRPDGRLSFIRDVRPLVLAEMELAWYRTLLARSLGGGAPDTARAAAQLADEARESGYEEVLAGLRERFGPSPVAGLLNGAPATSDDLGDAPATWPDRHAYTAYFTTEVEHDLGEARAGLGVSPLKEALEVLRDHRDALRAVVDAPGLDDESSAYFFGTFAPLVNRLVIGPQLDRSAELLSLLAAGVLRLGPGPGPKVLPPLGGGGPWQLESTLLDAHTVVDVDHVVHAHVTEPVAERVAGSLLSRLVRSGRARTRTAGGSPLPGLDVNRSGQGIARTGAVQSRLFFLGPHTEGSSYYNHYVPSPGTPSRALLDAELALTTALPQLRDVPTLHRTPAGAAPSDERNR; translated from the coding sequence ATGGTGACGACCGCGCAGGAACCCTCCGCCGCACAGGAACACACCGCCGCACCGGCGTCCGCCGTGATCATAGGGCTCGGCCCGCGCGGTCTCGGCGTCCTGGAACGGCTGACCGCCCACGCCCTCGCGACCCCGTCGCCCCTCGTCGTGCACCTGGTGGACCCGGGCACCGAGGGCCCCGGATTCCACCGCCCCGACGAGCCCGACCACCTGCTGCTCAACACCGTCTGCGCCCAGGTGACGGCGTTCGCGGACGCGGACATGGTGGACGGCCCCGTCCCCCTGACCGGGCCCTCACTGCACGACTGGTGCCTCCAGCGCGATCTGCGCCTGGACGAGGACGGCTTCACCGTGCGGCCGGGGCGCGGCCGGGAGATCAGGCCCAACGACTTCCTGCCGCGCAGGCTGCTGAGCGAGTACCTGGCGTGGGCCGCGCGCCGGATCACGGACGCCGTCCCCGGCCACCTGACCCTCGTACGGCACACGACGACGGCGGTCGACGTGGTCACCGGGGCCGGCGGCGACGGGCCGGAGCACCGCGAGACGGTGGTCCTCGCCGACGGCGGCCGCATCACCGCCGACGCCGTCTTCGTCACCGTCGGCCACCACTCCCTCCACCTGCCCCCGCCGCCCGCCGAAGCGCCCCGGTCGGTCGGCCGCCCCTATCCCCTGCCCGGGGCGCTCGACGCCATCGGCCCCGGGGACCGGGTCGCCGTGCTGGGCACGGGGCTGACGGCGATGGACGTGATCGCGACGCTCACCGTGGGGCGCGGCGGCCGGCACGTCCGCGACGGGGAACGGCTGCGCTACGAACGCGGCGGGCGCGAACCGCTGATCGTGCTGGCCAACCGGTCCGGGCTGCCCGCCCGGAGCAGGCCCTACCTCCACCCCGGACGGGTCCGCCCCGCCCCGCTCGCGCTGACCGGGGACCGCCTGTCCGCGCTGCGCGCACGGCGGCCGGACGGCCGGCTGTCCTTCATCCGGGACGTCCGGCCCCTGGTCCTCGCCGAGATGGAACTCGCCTGGTACCGCACCCTGCTCGCCCGCAGTCTGGGCGGCGGGGCCCCGGACACGGCCCGGGCCGCCGCTCAACTCGCCGATGAGGCACGCGAGTCGGGGTACGAAGAAGTCCTCGCCGGTTTACGGGAGCGCTTCGGCCCGAGCCCGGTCGCCGGACTGCTGAACGGTGCACCGGCCACCTCCGACGACCTCGGTGACGCACCCGCGACCTGGCCGGACCGGCACGCGTACACCGCGTACTTCACCACCGAGGTGGAGCACGACCTCGGCGAGGCGCGCGCGGGGCTCGGCGTCAGCCCGCTGAAGGAGGCCCTGGAGGTCCTGCGCGACCACCGCGACGCGCTCCGCGCCGTCGTGGACGCCCCGGGCCTGGACGACGAGTCGTCGGCGTACTTCTTCGGCACCTTCGCCCCGCTGGTCAACCGTCTGGTGATAGGCCCGCAACTCGACCGCTCCGCCGAACTCCTCTCGCTGCTCGCCGCGGGCGTGCTGCGTCTGGGACCGGGCCCCGGTCCCAAGGTGCTCCCGCCCCTCGGCGGGGGCGGCCCCTGGCAGCTGGAGTCGACCCTGCTCGACGCGCACACCGTCGTGGACGTCGACCACGTGGTGCACGCCCATGTGACCGAGCCCGTGGCGGAGCGGGTCGCGGGCTCGCTGCTGAGCCGCCTGGTCCGGTCCGGCCGCGCCCGGACCCGTACCGCCGGCGGGAGCCCGCTGCCCGGTCTGGACGTCAACCGGAGCGGCCAGGGCATCGCCCGGACGGGCGCGGTCCAGTCCCGGCTGTTCTTCCTGGGGCCCCACACGGAGGGCTCCAGCTACTACAACCACTACGTCCCCTCCCCCGGCACCCCCTCGCGGGCGCTGCTGGACGCGGAGCTGGCCCTCACCACGGCCCTGCCGCAGCTGCGGGACGTCCCGACCCTCCACCGCACCCCGGCCGGGGCGGCCCCGTCCGACGAGAGGAACCGATGA
- a CDS encoding benzoate/H(+) symporter BenE family transporter, with protein MSSETHTPHPPAAGASAAGGAPSDPGGASSAEDSAGHRPGLRRDASLSAVLAGFIAVVVSYSGPLVIVLAAASAGHLTTGQTSSWVWAISIGSGLTCVGLSLRTRMPVITAWSTPGAALLVTSLGAYSYGEAVGAFLVTGVVITLVGLTGVFGRLMRHVPSAVVSAMLAGILFSFGTGVFTSLTSAPYIGGAVLVAYLLGKRMFPRYAVLAALAAGVVAAAATSRLHVHLDGVGLATPVLTTPHFSVASLIGIAVPLTLATLGSQNAPGIGVLTAAGYRPDDRLLIGSTGLVSTLLAPFGSHAINLAAITAAICTGPEAHQDTRRRYVAGVSCGAFYLLIGLFGSTLVVLFAGLPKELIAATAGVALFGALAGGLTGAMTEEKDREAALITFLATASGITLHGIGSAFWGLLFGMVTHLVLTRLRRPAPAA; from the coding sequence TTGAGCTCTGAGACCCACACCCCCCACCCCCCGGCGGCCGGCGCCTCCGCCGCCGGGGGTGCCCCGTCGGACCCCGGCGGGGCATCCTCGGCTGAGGACTCCGCCGGACACCGGCCCGGCCTCAGGCGGGACGCGTCCCTCTCGGCCGTCCTCGCCGGTTTCATCGCCGTCGTGGTCTCCTACTCCGGGCCCCTGGTCATCGTGCTGGCGGCCGCTTCGGCCGGCCATCTGACCACCGGCCAGACCAGCTCCTGGGTCTGGGCCATCTCCATCGGCTCCGGCCTGACCTGCGTCGGGCTCAGTCTGCGGACCCGGATGCCGGTCATCACCGCCTGGTCGACGCCCGGCGCCGCGCTGCTGGTCACCAGCCTCGGCGCGTACTCCTACGGGGAGGCCGTCGGCGCGTTCCTGGTGACCGGGGTGGTGATCACCCTGGTCGGGCTGACCGGGGTCTTCGGGCGGCTGATGCGCCACGTGCCGTCGGCGGTGGTCTCCGCGATGCTCGCGGGCATCCTGTTCTCCTTCGGGACCGGGGTGTTCACCTCGCTCACCTCCGCGCCGTACATCGGCGGGGCGGTGCTCGTGGCCTACCTGCTCGGCAAGCGGATGTTCCCCCGGTACGCCGTGCTGGCCGCTCTGGCGGCCGGTGTGGTGGCCGCGGCGGCCACCTCGCGCCTGCACGTGCACCTCGACGGCGTCGGCCTGGCCACCCCGGTCCTGACCACGCCGCACTTCTCGGTGGCCTCCCTGATCGGCATCGCCGTGCCGCTGACCCTGGCGACGCTCGGCTCGCAGAACGCCCCCGGGATCGGGGTGCTCACGGCCGCCGGATACCGCCCGGACGACCGGCTGCTCATCGGCTCCACCGGGCTGGTCTCGACCCTCCTGGCGCCGTTCGGCTCGCACGCGATCAACCTGGCCGCCATCACGGCCGCGATCTGCACCGGCCCGGAGGCCCACCAGGACACCCGGCGCCGGTACGTCGCCGGTGTGTCCTGCGGGGCGTTCTACCTGCTGATCGGCCTGTTCGGCTCCACGCTGGTGGTGCTGTTCGCGGGGCTGCCCAAGGAGCTCATCGCGGCGACGGCGGGCGTCGCCCTCTTCGGCGCGCTGGCGGGCGGGCTGACCGGGGCCATGACCGAGGAGAAGGACCGCGAGGCCGCGCTCATCACCTTCCTCGCCACCGCATCCGGGATCACCCTGCACGGGATCGGATCGGCCTTCTGGGGCCTGCTGTTCGGCATGGTCACGCACCTCGTCCTGACCCGCCTGCGCCGCCCCGCCCCGGCGGCCTGA
- the sbnB gene encoding 2,3-diaminopropionate biosynthesis protein SbnB codes for MFDFDIVTGKAVQEILRNSRTSVLDIVERAYLAHERGDSVNPDSYFLRFPEKPDSRIIALPAFLGDDVQLAGIKWIASFPRNTASGLPRAAAVLVLNDYETGYPVACMEAAGISAARTAASAAVAARTLRPDGHRRTTVAVVGGGVIARNICDYLHAAGCDPDAYLVHDIHEPSGQALADHIRVTQGRTATFTADLDTALAADTVVFATTALEPYVTRPFAAGQVVLNISLRDLTPEVVLGAENILDDVDHCLKAHTSPHLAEQLSGSRSFVTGTLAAVLNGEVAPDPARPVIFSPFGLGVLDLAVGTHVLGRARADGTALAVPDFFGETSRW; via the coding sequence ATGTTCGACTTCGACATTGTCACCGGTAAAGCCGTTCAGGAGATCCTGCGGAATTCCCGGACCTCGGTGCTCGACATCGTGGAACGCGCCTATCTGGCACACGAACGGGGTGACTCGGTCAACCCCGACAGCTATTTCCTGCGCTTCCCCGAAAAGCCCGACTCGCGGATCATCGCGCTGCCCGCCTTCCTCGGCGACGACGTCCAGCTCGCCGGAATCAAGTGGATCGCCAGCTTCCCCCGGAATACCGCCTCCGGTCTGCCCCGGGCGGCGGCGGTCCTCGTGCTCAACGACTACGAGACCGGCTACCCGGTCGCCTGCATGGAGGCCGCGGGGATCAGCGCGGCACGCACCGCCGCCTCGGCCGCCGTCGCCGCCCGTACGCTGCGGCCCGACGGGCACCGGCGCACCACGGTCGCCGTCGTCGGCGGCGGAGTCATCGCCCGCAACATCTGCGACTACCTGCACGCCGCGGGATGCGACCCGGACGCGTATCTGGTGCACGACATCCACGAGCCGTCCGGCCAGGCGCTCGCCGACCACATCCGCGTCACGCAGGGCCGCACCGCGACCTTCACCGCGGACCTCGACACCGCCCTCGCGGCCGACACGGTCGTGTTCGCCACGACGGCGCTCGAACCGTACGTCACCCGGCCGTTCGCGGCGGGTCAGGTGGTCCTCAACATCTCCCTGCGGGACCTGACCCCCGAGGTGGTCCTGGGCGCGGAGAACATCCTGGACGACGTCGACCACTGCCTGAAGGCCCACACCTCGCCGCACCTGGCCGAACAGCTCTCCGGCTCCCGCTCCTTCGTCACCGGGACCCTCGCGGCCGTGCTGAACGGCGAGGTCGCGCCGGACCCCGCCCGGCCGGTGATCTTCTCGCCCTTCGGGCTCGGGGTCCTCGACCTGGCGGTCGGCACCCACGTCCTCGGCCGCGCCCGCGCCGACGGCACGGCGCTGGCGGTGCCGGACTTCTTCGGGGAGACCAGCCGATGGTGA
- a CDS encoding sodium:solute symporter family protein — protein sequence MQYLAAGLRLPTNGLDYTILAIYFVVVLGIGFAARASVKTSLDFFLSGRSLPAWVTGLAFVAANLGATEILGMAATGAQYGVAVVHWYWIGAIPAMVFLGLVMMPFYYRSKVRSVPEFLLQRFDKSAHLLSSILFAFSAILIAGVNLYALSIVVEALLGWPQWVAIVVAGLFVLVYITIGGLSSAIYNEVLQFFVILAALIPLTLLGLKRVGGWDGLSDSLTSKHGSNFMSAWGGTGIGDANPLGANWLTIVLGLGFVLSFGYWTTNFAEVQRALSAKNLSAAQRTPLIAAFPKMFIVFAVMIPGLVAAVIVPNIGTEGSGTTYNDAIPLLMRELLPNGVLGIAVTGLLAAFMAGMAANVSSFNTVFTTDIWARYVKKDESDAYYLRFGRLITALGVLASIGTAFIAASFSNIMSYLQTLFSFFNVPLFVVFIIGMFWKRASMKSGVWGLLAGTTAAMVNYFVIYKQGVIDIPSDQGANFVSAIVGFVAGAVVMIAVTLFTAPKPEAELAGLVYGTESPGAPEVPEEGDSAWYRRPALLGWGAIVLAALCYVPYSF from the coding sequence ATGCAATATCTGGCAGCAGGGCTCCGGCTCCCCACGAACGGGCTCGACTACACGATCCTGGCGATCTACTTCGTCGTCGTGCTCGGCATCGGCTTCGCCGCCCGGGCGAGCGTCAAGACCAGCCTCGACTTCTTCCTCTCCGGACGGTCACTGCCCGCATGGGTGACCGGTCTGGCCTTCGTGGCGGCGAATCTCGGCGCCACCGAGATCCTCGGCATGGCGGCGACGGGCGCGCAGTACGGCGTCGCGGTGGTGCACTGGTACTGGATCGGCGCCATCCCCGCGATGGTCTTCCTCGGCCTCGTGATGATGCCGTTCTACTACCGCTCGAAGGTGCGCTCGGTGCCGGAGTTCCTGCTCCAGCGCTTCGACAAGTCCGCGCACCTGCTGAGCTCCATACTCTTCGCCTTCTCGGCGATCCTGATCGCGGGCGTCAACCTGTACGCCCTGTCGATCGTCGTGGAGGCGCTCCTCGGCTGGCCGCAGTGGGTCGCGATCGTCGTCGCGGGCCTCTTCGTCCTCGTCTACATCACGATCGGCGGGCTCTCCTCCGCGATCTACAACGAGGTGCTGCAGTTCTTCGTCATCCTCGCCGCGCTGATCCCGCTGACCCTGCTGGGCCTCAAGCGCGTCGGCGGCTGGGACGGGCTGAGCGATTCCCTGACCTCGAAGCACGGCTCCAACTTCATGTCGGCCTGGGGCGGCACGGGCATCGGTGACGCCAACCCGCTCGGTGCCAACTGGCTGACGATCGTCCTCGGCCTGGGCTTCGTGCTCTCCTTCGGCTACTGGACGACGAACTTCGCCGAGGTGCAGCGCGCGCTGTCCGCGAAGAACCTCTCGGCCGCCCAGCGCACCCCGCTGATCGCCGCCTTCCCGAAGATGTTCATCGTCTTCGCCGTGATGATCCCGGGCCTGGTCGCCGCCGTGATCGTGCCGAACATCGGCACCGAGGGCTCCGGCACCACGTACAACGACGCGATCCCGCTGCTGATGCGCGAGCTGCTGCCCAACGGTGTGCTCGGCATCGCGGTGACCGGTCTGCTGGCCGCGTTCATGGCGGGCATGGCCGCCAACGTCTCCTCGTTCAACACCGTGTTCACCACGGACATCTGGGCGCGGTACGTGAAGAAGGACGAGTCGGACGCGTACTACCTGCGCTTCGGCCGGCTGATCACGGCGCTCGGCGTGCTGGCCTCCATCGGCACCGCGTTCATCGCCGCCAGCTTCTCGAACATCATGAGCTACCTGCAGACGCTCTTCTCGTTCTTCAACGTGCCGCTCTTCGTCGTGTTCATCATCGGCATGTTCTGGAAGCGCGCCTCGATGAAGTCCGGTGTCTGGGGCCTGCTCGCGGGCACCACGGCCGCGATGGTCAACTACTTCGTCATCTACAAGCAGGGCGTCATCGACATCCCGAGCGACCAGGGCGCCAACTTCGTCTCCGCGATCGTCGGTTTCGTCGCCGGCGCGGTCGTCATGATCGCGGTCACGCTCTTCACCGCTCCCAAGCCCGAGGCCGAACTCGCCGGTCTCGTCTACGGAACCGAGTCCCCGGGCGCCCCCGAGGTGCCCGAGGAGGGCGACAGCGCCTGGTACCGCAGGCCCGCACTCCTGGGCTGGGGAGCCATCGTGCTCGCCGCCCTGTGCTACGTCCCCTACTCGTTCTGA
- the sbnA gene encoding 2,3-diaminopropionate biosynthesis protein SbnA, which produces MIAEEVYDLVLDDVFVRLDQLVPGSILYLKLEGLNPAGSVKLKTAVALVRDAEEQAEKSRRTFPRTRLIESTSGNLGVALAMVCAAKGYALTCVTDPNANRQSLQLMRALGAEVVVIDAPDANGGFLQSRINYIRRRLRREPHTHWLNQYANPAGPAAHRDRTGRAIVEHIGHPDFVFVGAGTTGTLMGCAAYLRAHSPRTRVVAVDTVGSVTFGTPAAPRHIPGLGTSRRPEILDPTLVDDLVLVPEPEAVAMCRSLARERGLLFGGSTGTVLAAVQKAAKDIPEGSTVVALSPDFGDRYLDTLYDDQWVSERWPDTNNGTMPRAQA; this is translated from the coding sequence GTGATAGCAGAAGAAGTCTATGACCTGGTGCTGGACGACGTCTTCGTCCGGCTCGACCAATTAGTTCCCGGCAGCATCCTCTACCTCAAGCTGGAAGGTCTCAATCCAGCGGGCTCGGTCAAACTCAAGACCGCGGTCGCCCTGGTCCGTGACGCGGAGGAGCAGGCCGAGAAATCGCGGCGCACCTTTCCTCGGACCCGGCTGATCGAGTCGACGTCCGGAAACCTCGGCGTCGCCCTCGCCATGGTGTGCGCGGCCAAGGGGTACGCGCTCACCTGCGTCACGGACCCGAATGCCAACCGCCAGTCGCTCCAGCTGATGCGGGCGCTCGGCGCGGAGGTCGTCGTCATCGACGCCCCCGACGCCAACGGCGGCTTCCTTCAGTCGCGGATCAACTACATCAGGCGGCGGCTGCGCCGTGAACCGCACACGCACTGGCTGAACCAGTACGCCAACCCCGCGGGCCCCGCCGCGCACCGGGACCGCACCGGGCGGGCCATCGTCGAGCACATCGGCCACCCGGACTTCGTCTTCGTCGGCGCGGGCACCACGGGGACGCTGATGGGCTGCGCGGCCTACCTGCGCGCACACAGCCCGCGGACCCGCGTCGTCGCCGTCGACACCGTGGGCTCGGTCACCTTCGGCACCCCGGCCGCCCCGCGCCACATCCCGGGCCTGGGCACCAGCCGGCGGCCCGAGATCCTCGACCCGACGCTGGTGGACGACCTCGTCCTCGTTCCCGAGCCGGAGGCCGTCGCCATGTGCCGCTCCCTCGCCAGGGAACGCGGTCTGCTCTTCGGCGGATCGACCGGGACGGTGCTCGCCGCCGTACAGAAAGCGGCGAAAGACATTCCGGAGGGGAGCACGGTGGTGGCCCTCTCACCCGATTTCGGTGACCGCTATCTCGACACCCTTTACGACGACCAATGGGTGTCGGAGCGCTGGCCCGACACGAACAACGGAACAATGCCTCGGGCTCAGGCCTGA
- a CDS encoding outer membrane protein assembly factor BamB family protein has product MTQPPQQPPHDPPQGGFGAPQDPPSGGFGAPTPPPPPGPPQQPPTEPGYGFPQGQPQQPPTQPGYGFPQQPPTQPGYGFPQGQPQQPPTQPGYGFPQQGQQQPYGYPTAPMQPAHPAPPQGGGGKKFSTQAQIIVAAVVAIALIVGGGIWYASGDGDGKKDEAGTSAGTSGENKGGKGGDGQDGGSTGGKEKAPANVDSAVGFQLPQPKVTDVTTVDGSWVTDKVYVKSGINEVVGYDLDSGKKVWSIPLDGQVCGASRHMTKDFKTAILFEEAKRTKAKKYQTCTQVGALDLATGKLLWNKSITASTGGDRPVRFTEVTLSGTTVAAGGLDGGAAFKLADGAELWKPKVSTDGCYDLGYGGGEALATVRKCGTYDDPQLIIQALNPTTGAPLSSFKMPAGVDYASIVSTKPLVVAADVGDTAGDGSSISDFFSIDETTGKLKIRISADAEKYAARCGSTEVEQCQHLAVGNNRIYLPTEEHEGTGESFSRTNEIVSFDLTTGKQTGDRADAGEKFTMFPLRMDGTNIIAYREPPYDKGGEVVSIDGSTFKQTVLMRNPADKAVRDAETSFTPDYAEFRYEQGRFFISETMISAPRKSSLDDKEYLVVSFHTS; this is encoded by the coding sequence ATGACCCAGCCGCCCCAGCAGCCGCCCCACGACCCGCCCCAGGGCGGCTTCGGCGCGCCGCAGGACCCGCCGTCCGGCGGATTCGGCGCCCCGACCCCGCCGCCGCCCCCCGGCCCGCCCCAGCAGCCGCCCACGGAGCCGGGCTACGGCTTCCCGCAGGGCCAGCCGCAGCAGCCGCCGACCCAGCCGGGCTACGGCTTCCCGCAGCAGCCGCCGACCCAGCCCGGTTACGGCTTCCCGCAGGGCCAGCCGCAGCAGCCCCCCACCCAGCCCGGCTACGGCTTCCCGCAGCAGGGCCAGCAGCAGCCGTACGGCTACCCGACCGCCCCCATGCAGCCGGCCCACCCGGCGCCGCCGCAGGGCGGGGGCGGGAAGAAGTTCTCCACCCAGGCCCAGATCATCGTCGCGGCCGTGGTCGCGATCGCCCTGATCGTCGGCGGCGGCATCTGGTACGCCTCCGGCGACGGGGACGGCAAGAAGGACGAGGCGGGCACCTCCGCCGGCACCTCCGGCGAGAACAAGGGCGGCAAGGGCGGCGACGGCCAGGACGGGGGCTCCACCGGCGGCAAGGAGAAGGCCCCGGCCAACGTCGACTCGGCCGTCGGCTTCCAGCTCCCGCAGCCCAAGGTCACCGACGTCACCACCGTCGACGGCTCCTGGGTCACCGACAAGGTGTATGTGAAGTCGGGCATCAACGAGGTCGTCGGCTACGACCTGGACTCGGGCAAGAAGGTCTGGTCGATCCCGCTGGACGGCCAGGTGTGCGGGGCCTCCCGGCACATGACCAAGGACTTCAAGACCGCCATCCTCTTCGAGGAGGCCAAGCGCACGAAGGCCAAGAAGTACCAGACCTGCACCCAGGTCGGCGCCCTCGACCTGGCCACCGGCAAGCTGCTGTGGAACAAGTCGATCACCGCCTCCACCGGTGGTGACCGCCCCGTCCGCTTCACCGAGGTCACCCTCAGCGGCACCACGGTCGCCGCCGGCGGCCTCGACGGCGGCGCCGCCTTCAAGCTGGCCGACGGCGCCGAGCTCTGGAAGCCGAAGGTCAGCACCGACGGCTGCTACGACCTCGGCTACGGCGGCGGCGAGGCCCTGGCCACCGTCCGCAAGTGCGGTACGTACGACGACCCGCAGCTCATCATCCAGGCGCTGAACCCGACGACGGGCGCCCCGCTCTCCTCGTTCAAGATGCCGGCCGGTGTCGACTACGCGAGCATCGTCTCCACCAAGCCGCTCGTCGTCGCCGCCGACGTCGGCGACACCGCGGGCGACGGCAGCAGCATCTCGGACTTCTTCTCGATCGACGAGACCACCGGCAAGCTGAAGATCCGCATCTCCGCCGACGCCGAGAAGTACGCCGCCAGGTGCGGCTCCACCGAGGTCGAGCAGTGCCAGCACCTCGCCGTCGGCAACAACCGCATCTACCTGCCGACCGAGGAGCACGAGGGCACCGGCGAGAGCTTCAGCCGGACCAACGAGATCGTCTCCTTCGACCTCACCACCGGCAAGCAGACCGGCGACCGGGCCGACGCGGGCGAGAAGTTCACGATGTTCCCGCTGCGCATGGACGGCACCAACATCATCGCGTACCGGGAACCCCCGTACGACAAGGGCGGTGAGGTCGTCTCCATCGACGGCAGCACCTTCAAGCAGACCGTCCTGATGCGCAACCCGGCCGACAAGGCCGTCCGGGACGCGGAGACCAGCTTCACGCCGGACTACGCGGAGTTCCGCTACGAACAGGGACGCTTCTTCATCTCCGAGACGATGATCAGCGCCCCGCGCAAGAGCTCGCTGGACGACAAGGAGTACCTGGTGGTGTCCTTCCACACCAGCTGA
- a CDS encoding response regulator transcription factor, translating to MGVRLMVVDDHRLLAEALASALKLRGHRVLAAAAPTTGAADLVVGRAPEVCLFGTASPAVPGTFDPVVRIRRERPQTAVVVLGPVPSPRGIAAAFAAGAAGYVRHDERIEGVERAMAKARAGEAAIAPQLLQGAFAELLDPVAQPDDEGRRLLRLLTPREVEVLVRVAEGEDTRLIAAGMRIAPSTARTHVQRVLMKLGVGSRLEAAALAARTGLLDRAAVTRQGPGPVG from the coding sequence ATGGGTGTCCGGCTGATGGTGGTGGACGACCACCGACTGCTCGCCGAGGCGCTGGCCTCGGCACTGAAACTGCGCGGCCACCGGGTGCTGGCCGCCGCCGCGCCCACCACCGGGGCGGCGGACCTCGTCGTCGGACGGGCCCCGGAGGTCTGCCTGTTCGGCACCGCCTCGCCCGCCGTGCCCGGCACCTTCGACCCCGTCGTCCGGATCCGGCGCGAGCGCCCGCAGACCGCGGTGGTCGTGCTCGGCCCCGTCCCCAGCCCGCGCGGGATCGCCGCCGCCTTCGCGGCCGGGGCCGCCGGGTACGTCCGGCACGACGAGCGGATCGAGGGCGTGGAGCGCGCCATGGCGAAGGCCAGGGCCGGGGAGGCGGCCATCGCGCCCCAGCTCCTCCAGGGCGCCTTCGCCGAACTGCTCGACCCGGTGGCCCAGCCGGACGACGAGGGCCGCAGGCTGCTGCGGCTGCTCACCCCGCGCGAGGTCGAGGTGCTGGTCCGGGTCGCGGAGGGCGAGGACACCCGGCTGATCGCGGCCGGGATGCGGATCGCGCCGAGCACCGCGCGTACGCACGTCCAGCGCGTCCTGATGAAGCTCGGCGTCGGCTCCCGTCTGGAGGCCGCCGCGCTGGCCGCCCGGACCGGGCTGCTGGACCGGGCGGCGGTGACGCGCCAGGGGCCGGGCCCCGTCGGCTGA